The genomic DNA GCGGCGAACGTCCGCGCGGATAGCAGTGTGTAAGACGGTCTGTCCTACTTAGGATCGGCGTTGCCCGACATTTCGTGGGCAGCCTGTGCAGCAAAAAATGAAATCGTCGACGCTTTATGCGCCGGCGATTTTTTTTGTCCGTGTTTTCCAGCACATGCGTGGTGTGCGGTAAATACGGCCGCCGGCATCTGATAAGGATTGGAAAGCTTTTACCGGGCAGTGGCGGGAATTTTGCTGGGAGTAACGAGGCCTAAAACATTCCGCGCCAATGCAACCGCGCCAATGCAACGGGGCACGCATGTCTTTCTTCAAGAGATGGTCCGGTTCGCGCATCGCACCGGCGGTTCGCCTCGAACTGCGTCGCTCGCAATATCGCGCGTTCCTGCAGCAGGTGCCTCTGCTTTACGCGGTTCTGATCGTCAACACGGTGACGGTCGCGATCACGCATTTCGGTGTCGCGCCCGTCTATCTGTCGGTGTATGCGCCGGCACTGCTGTGCCTGTTTTGCATCGGGCGCGTCGCGGTGTGGCTGCACTCGAGGCGCCGTATGCTCTCCGACGAAGCGCTCGCGCGGCGTTTGCGCACGATGGTGTGGATGATCGCCGGAATCGGTACCGCATTCGTCGCCTGGGCGCTGTCGCTGTACCCTTACGGCGACGCGTACGCGCGCAGCCACGTCGCGTTCTACATGGCGATGACAGTGATCGGCTGCATCTTCTGTCTCATGCATATGCGCTTTGCCGCGCTGCTGCTAACCACCATCGTGATCGTGCCGTTTGCGCTCTTTTTCGCGTCGACGCATAACCCGGTGCTCGTCGCGATCGCGGTCAACGTGCTGCTGGTCGCGGTCGTGATGGTGCTGATCCTGCTCATCTACTACCGCGATTTCCGGAATCTCGTCGAATCTCAGATCCAGCTGCGCGCGAAGCATGCGGAAACGCAGCGCCTTTCCGACGACAACTTCCGGCTTGCGAATCTCGATGCGTTGACGGGCCTGCCGAACCGCCGGCGTTTCTTCGCGGACCTCGACCAGCATCTCGTGCCGCTGCAGGGCCAGGCGCGCGCGCCGGGAAGTCTCGCCATCGGCGTGGTCGATCTCGACGGCTTCAAGCGGATCAACGATCTGTACGGGCATGCGTTTGGCGACCGCGTGCTGATCGAAACAGGCCGGCGTTTCGCCGCGCAGGTGACACCGCAACTGAGCGTCGCGCGCATCGGCGGCGACGAGTTCGGGCTGATCGTGGTCGGCGCAACGGCTTACCGGCAACTGCTCGATCTCGGCGACCGGCTGTGCGGCGCGATCGAACGCCCGTATGCGCTGCCGGAAGGCTCGGCGCGGCTCTCGACGTCGATCGGCTTCGCGAACTTCCCCGAGGCCGGCGAAACGACGACCCAGCTCGTCGAGCGCGCGTACTACGCGTTGCATTTCGCGCAGTCGCACCGGCGCGGCGGCACGGTGATTTTCTCGCCCGAGCATGAAACGCAGATCCGCCACCTGAGCCGGATCGAGGAATGCCTGCGACGCGCGGACTACGAACGCGAAATCTCGCTGCATTTCCAGCCCATTTACGATACGGCGCTGCGCGAGATCATGGCGTTCGAGGCGCTCGCGCGCTGGACCAGCCCCGAACTCGGCGTGGTCGCGCCGTCTGTGTTTGTCCCGGTCGCCGAGCGTTGCGACCTGATTCATGCGCTAACCGAAGTGCTGCTGCGCAAGGCGCTCGATGCCGCGCGCAACTGGCCCGAGGTCGTGCGCATTTCGTTCAACCTGTCGGCGCGCGACCTGACCTCGCCAGGCGCGCTCGACCGCGTGATCCGCACCACGCTCGCCAGCAGCGTCGCCCCGCACCGGATCGACTTCGAGATTACCGAAACCGCGTTGATCCAGGATTTCGGCCAGGCGCGCACCGCACTCGACGCGCTGAAGAAACTGGGCGCGCGCATTTCGCTCGACGACTTCGGCACCGGTTTTTCGAGCCTCAATAGCGTGCACCGCCTGCCGATCGACAAGGTAAAAGTGGACGGCAGTTTCATCGCCGGGATCGATCGCGAGCCGACCGCGCGCGCGATCGTAAAGAGCATCGTCGAGCTTTGCCAGAACCTCGGCATGACCTGCGTGATCGAAGGCGTCGAAACGCGGGCACAGGCCGACGCGCTGCGCGAGCTCGGTGCGACCGTCATGCAAGGGCACCTGTTCGGCAAGCCGGTTGCGGCGAATCAGGTGTTTGACACCTATGTCAGGGAACCGATGCGGCGGGTTTCGCGTACGAGTTCGTCGCGCTGAATTGATTGGGCTGCACTCAGCGCGCCAGAAATCTGCGGGCTGAAATCCAGCGCACTGGCTCATTTCACAGGCTCATTTCACGAGGTTCATTTCACGAGGTTCATTTCACCTCGGCCCCGCGGTCTTTCAGCAGCTGACGCAGGATGCTGCGATGGCAGCGGTTTTCGTCGTCGCAATAGCAGCCGACCGAAAAATTCGTGGTGGTCGAGAGCGCGGCGAGTGTGTCGAGCACTTTCGACGCGTCGCCGCTATTCATCTGTGCGCGGAATTTGCGCGCGAACGCGGCCCATTCGCGGT from Paraburkholderia edwinii includes the following:
- a CDS encoding putative bifunctional diguanylate cyclase/phosphodiesterase, with protein sequence MSFFKRWSGSRIAPAVRLELRRSQYRAFLQQVPLLYAVLIVNTVTVAITHFGVAPVYLSVYAPALLCLFCIGRVAVWLHSRRRMLSDEALARRLRTMVWMIAGIGTAFVAWALSLYPYGDAYARSHVAFYMAMTVIGCIFCLMHMRFAALLLTTIVIVPFALFFASTHNPVLVAIAVNVLLVAVVMVLILLIYYRDFRNLVESQIQLRAKHAETQRLSDDNFRLANLDALTGLPNRRRFFADLDQHLVPLQGQARAPGSLAIGVVDLDGFKRINDLYGHAFGDRVLIETGRRFAAQVTPQLSVARIGGDEFGLIVVGATAYRQLLDLGDRLCGAIERPYALPEGSARLSTSIGFANFPEAGETTTQLVERAYYALHFAQSHRRGGTVIFSPEHETQIRHLSRIEECLRRADYEREISLHFQPIYDTALREIMAFEALARWTSPELGVVAPSVFVPVAERCDLIHALTEVLLRKALDAARNWPEVVRISFNLSARDLTSPGALDRVIRTTLASSVAPHRIDFEITETALIQDFGQARTALDALKKLGARISLDDFGTGFSSLNSVHRLPIDKVKVDGSFIAGIDREPTARAIVKSIVELCQNLGMTCVIEGVETRAQADALRELGATVMQGHLFGKPVAANQVFDTYVREPMRRVSRTSSSR
- a CDS encoding DUF488 domain-containing protein, with protein sequence MSVSIVQLGTPRAADEGLRIGTVRRPPRGVPKSEFGKRNYYDVWLPILSPTPELVSEALAAETDREWAAFARKFRAQMNSGDASKVLDTLAALSTTTNFSVGCYCDDENRCHRSILRQLLKDRGAEVK